In Pseudomonas sp. MYb327, one DNA window encodes the following:
- the nuoL gene encoding NADH-quinone oxidoreductase subunit L, giving the protein MNFLYLTFVFPLIGFLLLSFSRGRISENLAALIGVGSIGLSAIVTAYVIWQFNVAPPQGGHYTQVLWQWMAVEGFTPNFALYLDGLSVTMLGVVVGVGFLIHLFASWYMRGEAGYSRFFAYTNLFIASMLFLILGDNLLFLYFGWEGVGLCSYLLIGFYYSNRNNGNAALKAFIVTRIGDVFMAIGLFILFAQLGTLNVQELLVLAPQKFQAGDFWMVMATLMLLGGAVGKSAQLPLQTWLADAMAGPTPVSALIHAATMVTAGVYLIARTHGLFTLAPEILHLVGIVGGVTLVLAGFAALVQTDIKRILAYSTMSQIGYMFLALGVGAWDGAIFHLMTHAFFKALLFLASGAVIVACHHEQNIFKMGGLWKKLPLAYASFIVGGAALAALPLVTAGFYSKDEILWEAFASGNNGLLYAGLVGAFMTSLYTFRLIFIAFHGEAKTEAHAGHGIAHWLPLSVLIVLSTFVGAMIVPPLHGVLPQSVGHAGGEAKHSLEIASGAIALAGILLAALLFLGKRRFVTAIANSGIGRFLSAWWFAAWGFDWIYDKLFVKPYLAISHILRKDPLDQTIGLIPRMAKGGHTALSRTETGQLRWYAASMAAGAVLVIGAVVLVAV; this is encoded by the coding sequence ATGAATTTTCTCTATCTGACTTTCGTATTCCCTCTCATAGGTTTCCTGCTGCTGTCGTTCTCCCGTGGACGCATCTCGGAAAACCTTGCCGCGCTGATTGGCGTCGGTTCCATCGGTCTGTCGGCGATCGTTACTGCCTACGTGATCTGGCAATTCAACGTCGCCCCGCCGCAAGGCGGTCACTACACCCAGGTGTTGTGGCAGTGGATGGCGGTGGAAGGCTTCACGCCGAACTTCGCGCTGTATCTGGACGGCCTGTCCGTGACCATGCTCGGCGTGGTCGTTGGCGTCGGCTTCCTGATTCACCTGTTCGCGTCCTGGTACATGCGCGGTGAAGCCGGTTACTCGCGTTTCTTCGCCTACACCAACCTGTTTATCGCCAGCATGCTGTTCCTGATCCTGGGCGATAACCTGTTGTTCCTGTACTTCGGTTGGGAAGGCGTGGGCCTGTGCTCGTACCTGTTGATCGGTTTCTACTACAGCAACCGCAACAACGGTAACGCGGCACTCAAAGCCTTCATCGTGACCCGTATCGGTGACGTGTTCATGGCCATCGGCCTGTTCATTCTGTTTGCCCAATTGGGCACGCTGAACGTCCAGGAACTGCTGGTGCTGGCACCGCAGAAATTCCAGGCCGGCGACTTCTGGATGGTCATGGCCACCCTGATGCTGCTGGGCGGCGCTGTCGGTAAATCCGCGCAACTGCCACTGCAAACCTGGCTGGCGGATGCGATGGCCGGTCCTACCCCGGTTTCGGCACTGATCCACGCCGCGACCATGGTGACCGCGGGTGTCTACCTGATCGCCCGTACCCACGGCCTGTTCACCCTGGCGCCGGAAATCCTGCACCTCGTCGGCATCGTCGGCGGTGTGACCCTGGTTCTGGCTGGTTTCGCCGCACTGGTTCAGACTGACATCAAGCGTATCCTCGCCTACTCGACCATGAGCCAGATCGGCTACATGTTCCTGGCCCTGGGCGTTGGTGCCTGGGATGGCGCGATCTTCCACCTGATGACCCACGCCTTCTTCAAGGCCCTGCTGTTCCTTGCTTCCGGTGCGGTGATCGTTGCTTGCCACCACGAGCAGAACATCTTCAAGATGGGCGGCCTGTGGAAGAAACTGCCACTGGCCTACGCCAGCTTCATCGTCGGCGGCGCGGCCCTGGCGGCCCTGCCTCTGGTGACCGCAGGCTTCTACTCCAAGGACGAAATCCTCTGGGAAGCGTTCGCCAGCGGCAACAACGGTCTGCTCTACGCAGGTCTGGTCGGCGCGTTCATGACCTCGCTCTACACCTTCCGCCTGATCTTCATCGCGTTCCACGGTGAAGCGAAGACCGAAGCCCACGCCGGTCACGGCATTGCCCACTGGCTGCCACTGTCGGTGCTGATCGTTCTGTCGACATTTGTCGGCGCGATGATCGTGCCACCGCTGCACGGCGTACTTCCGCAAAGCGTCGGCCATGCCGGTGGCGAAGCCAAGCACAGCCTGGAAATCGCCTCGGGCGCCATCGCCCTGGCCGGTATCCTGCTGGCCGCGCTGCTGTTCCTCGGCAAGCGTCGCTTCGTTACTGCGATCGCCAACAGCGGCATCGGCCGTTTCCTCTCGGCCTGGTGGTTCGCTGCCTGGGGCTTCGACTGGATCTACGACAAACTGTTCGTCAAGCCTTACCTGGCGATCAGCCACATCCTGCGCAAAGACCCGCTCGACCAGACCATCGGTCTGATCCCGCGCATGGCCAAAGGCGGTCACACCGCCCTGAGCCGTACCGAGACCGGTCAACTGCGTTGGTATGCCGCCTCGATGGCTGCGGGTGCCGTGCTGGTAATCGGCGCCGTCGTGCTGGTAGCGGTCTGA
- the nuoK gene encoding NADH-quinone oxidoreductase subunit NuoK, with the protein MPAIPMEHGLAVAGILFCLGLVGLMVRRNILFVLMSLEVMMNASALAFIVAGSRWAQPDGQIMFILVISLAAAEASIGLAILLQLYRRFHTLDIDAASEMRG; encoded by the coding sequence ATGCCTGCTATCCCCATGGAGCATGGTCTGGCGGTCGCCGGCATCCTGTTCTGCCTCGGTCTGGTCGGCCTGATGGTCCGCCGCAACATCCTTTTCGTGCTGATGAGCCTGGAGGTCATGATGAATGCCTCCGCTTTGGCGTTCATCGTTGCCGGTAGCCGCTGGGCGCAGCCGGATGGACAGATCATGTTCATTCTGGTGATCAGCCTGGCAGCCGCCGAGGCCAGTATTGGCCTGGCGATCCTGCTGCAACTGTATCGCCGCTTCCACACGCTCGATATCGACGCTGCCAGTGAGATGCGCGGATGA
- the nuoJ gene encoding NADH-quinone oxidoreductase subunit J, translating into MEFAFYFASGIAVVSTLRVITNTNPVHALLYLIISLIAVAMTFFALGAPFAGVLEVIAYAGAIMVLFVFVVMMLNLGPASVQQERVWLKPGIWLGPVILGALLLAELLYVLFAHQSGQAVGHTTVDAKAVGISLFGPYLLVVELASMLLLAAAVTAFHLGRNEAKEQ; encoded by the coding sequence ATGGAATTCGCTTTCTATTTCGCATCGGGTATCGCTGTGGTGTCCACGCTTCGCGTGATCACCAACACCAACCCTGTGCACGCCCTGCTCTACCTGATCATTTCGCTGATCGCCGTGGCCATGACGTTCTTCGCCCTCGGCGCACCGTTCGCCGGTGTCCTGGAAGTGATCGCCTACGCTGGCGCCATCATGGTGCTGTTCGTGTTCGTGGTGATGATGCTGAACCTCGGCCCGGCCTCGGTTCAGCAAGAGCGCGTCTGGCTCAAGCCCGGCATCTGGCTCGGCCCGGTCATTCTCGGCGCCCTGCTGCTGGCTGAACTGCTGTACGTGCTGTTCGCCCACCAGAGCGGCCAGGCCGTCGGCCACACCACCGTAGACGCCAAGGCCGTGGGCATCAGCCTGTTCGGTCCTTACCTGCTGGTGGTCGAACTCGCCTCGATGCTGCTGCTCGCCGCAGCCGTCACGGCGTTCCACTTGGGCCGCAACGAAGCCAAGGAGCAATGA
- the nuoI gene encoding NADH-quinone oxidoreductase subunit NuoI: protein MMKYIIDIVHGFFTQLRSLVMIFGHAFRKRDTLQYPEEPVYLPPRYRGRIVLTRDPDGEERCVACNLCAVACPVGCISLQKAETEDGRWYPDFFRINFSRCIFCGLCEEACPTTAIQLTPDFEMAEFKRQDLVYEKEDLLISGPGKNPDYNFYRVAGMAIAGKPKGSAQNEAEPINVKSLLP, encoded by the coding sequence ATCATGAAGTACATAATTGACATCGTGCATGGCTTCTTCACCCAGCTTCGCAGCCTGGTGATGATTTTCGGCCACGCCTTCCGCAAGCGCGACACGCTGCAGTACCCGGAAGAACCGGTTTACCTGCCGCCGCGCTACCGTGGCCGTATCGTCCTGACCCGCGACCCCGACGGCGAAGAGCGTTGTGTAGCGTGCAACCTGTGCGCCGTGGCATGCCCGGTCGGTTGCATCTCGTTGCAGAAAGCTGAAACCGAAGACGGTCGCTGGTACCCGGACTTCTTCCGCATCAACTTCTCGCGCTGCATCTTTTGCGGCCTCTGCGAGGAAGCCTGCCCGACCACCGCGATCCAGCTCACGCCGGATTTCGAAATGGCCGAGTTCAAACGTCAGGACCTGGTGTACGAGAAAGAAGATCTGCTGATCTCCGGCCCCGGCAAAAACCCTGATTACAACTTCTATCGTGTTGCAGGTATGGCAATTGCCGGTAAGCCGAAAGGCTCCGCGCAGAATGAAGCCGAACCGATCAACGTGAAGAGCTTGCTGCCTTAA
- the nuoH gene encoding NADH-quinone oxidoreductase subunit NuoH translates to MTLFTPEVIDIIIAVLKAVVILLAVVVCGALLSWVERRLLALWQDRYGPNRVGPFGAFQIAADMIKMFFKEDWTPPFADKMIFTLAPVVAMSALLIAFAIIPITPTWGVADINIGILFFFAMAGLSVYAVLFAGWSSNNKFALLGSLRASAQTVSYEVFMGLSLMGIVIQVGSFNMRDIVEYQAQNLWFIIPQIFGFLTFFIAGVAVTHRHPFDQPEAEQELADGYHIEYAGMKWGMFFVGEYIGIVLISALLVTLFFGGWHGPFGILPQIPFIWFALKTAFFIMIFILLRASIPRPRYDQVMDFSWKFCLPLTLVNMLVTAAIVLLNTPAVAAQ, encoded by the coding sequence ATGACCTTGTTCACTCCTGAAGTGATCGACATCATCATCGCGGTCCTCAAGGCCGTGGTGATTCTGCTCGCCGTGGTGGTCTGCGGCGCCCTGCTCAGCTGGGTCGAGCGTCGTTTGCTCGCCCTCTGGCAGGACCGTTACGGTCCGAACCGCGTTGGCCCGTTCGGCGCGTTCCAGATCGCTGCCGACATGATCAAGATGTTCTTCAAGGAAGACTGGACGCCTCCATTCGCCGACAAGATGATCTTTACCCTGGCACCGGTTGTGGCCATGAGCGCCCTGCTGATTGCCTTCGCGATCATCCCGATCACCCCGACCTGGGGCGTGGCGGACATCAACATCGGCATCCTGTTCTTCTTCGCCATGGCCGGCCTGTCGGTCTACGCGGTGTTGTTCGCCGGTTGGTCGAGTAACAACAAGTTCGCCCTGCTGGGCAGCTTGCGGGCCTCGGCGCAGACCGTGTCGTACGAAGTGTTCATGGGCCTGTCGCTGATGGGCATCGTGATCCAGGTCGGCTCGTTCAACATGCGCGACATCGTTGAATATCAGGCGCAGAACCTGTGGTTCATCATTCCGCAGATCTTCGGTTTCCTGACCTTCTTCATTGCTGGCGTGGCCGTGACTCACCGTCACCCGTTCGACCAGCCGGAAGCGGAACAGGAACTGGCCGACGGTTACCACATTGAATACGCCGGCATGAAATGGGGCATGTTTTTCGTCGGTGAGTACATCGGCATCGTGTTGATTTCGGCGCTGCTGGTGACCTTGTTCTTCGGTGGCTGGCACGGTCCGTTCGGCATCTTGCCGCAGATCCCGTTCATCTGGTTTGCACTGAAAACCGCGTTCTTCATCATGATCTTCATCCTGTTGCGCGCCTCGATTCCGCGCCCACGGTATGACCAAGTGATGGATTTCAGCTGGAAGTTCTGCTTGCCGCTGACCCTCGTCAACATGCTGGTGACCGCTGCGATCGTGTTGCTCAACACGCCCGCCGTCGCGGCTCAGTGA
- the nuoG gene encoding NADH-quinone oxidoreductase subunit NuoG, whose amino-acid sequence MATIHVDGKALEVDGADNLLQACLSLGLDIPYFCWHPALGSVGACRQCAVKQYTDENDTRGRIVMSCMTPATDNTWISIEDEESKAFRASVVEWLMTNHPHDCPVCEEGGHCHLQDMTVMTGHNERRYRFTKRTHQNQQLGPFISHEMNRCIACYRCVRFYKDYAGGTDLGVFGAHDNVYFGRVEDGTLESEFSGNLTEVCPTGVFTDKTHSERYNRKWDMQFSPSICHGCSSGCNISPGERYGELRRIENRFNGSVNQYFLCDRGRFGYGYVNREDRPRQPLLANGTKLSLDEALDKAADLLRGRNIVGIGSPRASLESNYALRELVGAEHFYSGIEAAELERIRLVLQVLKDSPLPVPNMRDIEDHDAIFVLGEDLTQTAARVALSLRQSVKGKAEDMADAMRVQPWLDAAVKNIGQHALNPLFIASLAETKLDDIAEECVHAAPDDLARIGFAVAHALDASAPAVEGLDAEALELAKRIADALLAAKRPLIIAGTSLGSKALIEAAANIAKALKLREKNGSISLIVPEANSLGLAMLGGESVDAALQAVIDGQADAIVVLENDLYTRTDKAKVDAALTAAKVVIVADHQKTATSDRAHLVLPAASFAEGDGTLVSQEGRAQRFFQVFDPKYMDASILVHEGWRWLHALRATLLNQPIDWTQLDHVTAAVADSTSILNRIVDAAPSAAFRIKGMKLAREPLRYSGRTAMRADISVHEPRTPQDKDTAFAFSMEGYSGSAEPRQQVPFAWSPGWNSPQAWNKFQDEVGGHIRAGDPGTRLIESNGDSLNWFASVPRAFNPAQGTWQVVPFFHLFGSEENSSKAAPVQERIPAAYVALAKSEADRLGVNDGAMLSLNVAGQTLRLPLRINEELGAGLVALPAGIAGIPPAIFGKSVDGLQEAAQ is encoded by the coding sequence ATGGCCACTATCCACGTAGACGGCAAAGCGCTCGAAGTCGATGGGGCAGACAACCTGTTACAGGCATGTCTGTCTCTGGGCCTCGATATTCCGTATTTCTGCTGGCACCCTGCCCTCGGCAGCGTTGGCGCTTGCCGCCAGTGCGCGGTCAAGCAGTACACCGACGAAAACGACACCCGTGGTCGTATCGTCATGTCCTGCATGACCCCTGCCACCGACAACACCTGGATCTCCATCGAAGATGAAGAGTCCAAGGCGTTCCGCGCCAGTGTTGTTGAATGGCTGATGACCAACCACCCTCACGACTGCCCGGTCTGTGAAGAAGGCGGTCACTGCCACCTGCAAGACATGACGGTAATGACCGGCCACAACGAGCGCCGTTACCGCTTCACCAAGCGTACTCACCAGAACCAGCAACTGGGCCCGTTCATTTCCCACGAAATGAACCGCTGCATCGCTTGCTACCGCTGCGTGCGCTTCTATAAGGACTACGCTGGCGGCACCGACCTCGGTGTGTTTGGCGCGCACGACAACGTGTACTTCGGTCGCGTTGAAGACGGCACCCTGGAAAGCGAGTTCTCCGGCAACCTCACCGAGGTCTGCCCGACCGGTGTGTTCACCGACAAGACTCACTCCGAGCGCTACAACCGCAAGTGGGACATGCAGTTCTCGCCGAGCATCTGCCATGGCTGCTCCAGCGGTTGCAACATCTCCCCGGGTGAGCGCTACGGTGAACTGCGTCGTATCGAAAACCGCTTCAACGGTTCGGTAAACCAGTACTTCCTGTGCGACCGTGGCCGTTTCGGCTATGGCTACGTCAACCGCGAAGACCGTCCGCGTCAGCCGCTGCTGGCCAACGGCACCAAGCTGAGCCTCGACGAAGCGCTGGATAAAGCCGCCGACCTGCTGCGCGGTCGTAACATCGTCGGTATCGGTTCGCCTCGCGCCAGCCTCGAAAGCAACTACGCGTTGCGCGAACTGGTCGGTGCCGAGCACTTCTACTCCGGTATCGAAGCCGCCGAACTGGAGCGCATCCGTCTGGTTCTGCAAGTGCTGAAAGACAGCCCGCTGCCAGTGCCGAACATGCGCGACATCGAAGATCACGATGCGATTTTCGTCCTCGGTGAAGACCTGACCCAGACCGCTGCCCGCGTGGCGCTGTCCCTGCGTCAATCGGTCAAGGGCAAGGCCGAAGACATGGCCGACGCCATGCGCGTTCAGCCTTGGCTCGACGCCGCGGTGAAGAACATTGGCCAGCACGCGCTGAACCCACTGTTCATCGCCAGCCTGGCTGAAACCAAGCTCGACGACATCGCCGAAGAGTGCGTTCACGCTGCTCCCGACGACCTGGCCCGCATCGGTTTCGCCGTGGCTCACGCCCTCGACGCGAGCGCTCCAGCCGTTGAAGGCCTGGACGCTGAAGCCCTCGAACTGGCCAAGCGCATCGCCGACGCCCTGCTCGCGGCCAAGCGTCCACTGATCATTGCCGGTACCTCGTTGGGTTCCAAGGCGCTGATCGAAGCGGCTGCGAACATCGCCAAAGCCCTGAAGCTGCGCGAGAAGAACGGTTCCATCAGCCTGATCGTGCCAGAGGCCAACAGCCTCGGCCTGGCCATGCTCGGTGGTGAATCGGTCGACGCCGCGCTGCAAGCCGTGATCGACGGCCAGGCCGACGCCATCGTCGTACTGGAAAACGATCTGTACACCCGTACCGATAAAGCCAAGGTCGATGCCGCCCTGACCGCCGCGAAAGTGGTGATCGTGGCTGACCACCAGAAGACCGCCACCAGCGATCGCGCGCACCTGGTTCTGCCAGCCGCCAGCTTCGCTGAAGGCGACGGTACGCTGGTCAGCCAGGAAGGCCGCGCCCAGCGCTTCTTCCAGGTTTTCGATCCGAAGTACATGGACGCGAGCATTCTGGTTCACGAAGGCTGGCGCTGGCTGCATGCCCTGCGCGCAACCCTGCTGAACCAGCCGATTGACTGGACCCAACTGGACCACGTCACCGCCGCTGTCGCAGACAGCACTTCGATCCTGAACCGTATCGTCGATGCCGCACCGTCCGCCGCGTTCCGCATCAAGGGCATGAAACTGGCCCGTGAACCGCTGCGTTACTCCGGTCGTACCGCCATGCGTGCTGACATCAGCGTCCATGAACCGCGTACTCCGCAGGACAAAGACACCGCGTTCGCCTTCTCGATGGAAGGTTACTCGGGCTCGGCCGAACCGCGTCAGCAAGTGCCATTCGCCTGGTCTCCGGGCTGGAACTCGCCGCAGGCCTGGAACAAGTTCCAGGACGAAGTCGGTGGTCACATCCGTGCTGGCGACCCGGGCACCCGCCTGATCGAAAGCAATGGTGACTCGCTGAACTGGTTCGCCAGTGTCCCGCGCGCGTTCAACCCGGCTCAAGGCACCTGGCAAGTCGTGCCGTTCTTCCACCTGTTCGGCAGCGAAGAGAACTCTTCGAAAGCCGCCCCGGTCCAGGAACGCATTCCGGCTGCTTATGTTGCTCTGGCCAAGTCCGAAGCCGACCGCTTGGGTGTCAACGATGGCGCCATGCTCAGCTTGAACGTGGCCGGCCAGACCCTGCGTCTGCCGCTGCGCATCAATGAAGAGTTGGGCGCTGGGCTGGTTGCACTGCCGGCGGGCATCGCCGGCATTCCGCCTGCGATCTTTGGCAAATCCGTTGACGGTCTGCAGGAGGCAGCTCAATGA
- the nuoF gene encoding NADH-quinone oxidoreductase subunit NuoF has protein sequence MTLTSFGPANRIKRSAETHPLTWRLRDDGEAVWLDEYQAKNGYAAARKAFADMAQDDIVQTVKDAGLKGRGGAGFPTGVKWGLMPKDESINIRYLLCNADEMEPNTWKDRMLMEQLPHLLIEGMLISARALKTYRGYIFLRGEYTTAAKHLNRAVEEAKAAGLLGKNILGSGFDFELFVHTGAGRYICGEETALINSLEGRRANPRSKPPFPAAVGVWGKPTCVNNVETLCNVPAIIADGVDWYKSLAREGSEDMGTKLMGFSGKVKNPGLWELPFGVTGRELFEDYAGGMRDGFKLKAWQPGGAGTGFLLPEHLDAQMYAGGIAKVGTRMGTGLAMAVDDSVNMVSLLRNMEQFFARESCGFCTPCRDGLPWSVKLLMAIENGEGQPGDIETLLGLVGFLGPGKTFCAHAPGAVEPLGSAIKYFRHEFEAGIAPVSAAVPPLARPIVIGA, from the coding sequence ATGACCCTGACTTCTTTCGGCCCGGCCAACCGCATCAAGCGTTCGGCCGAGACCCACCCGCTCACCTGGCGTCTGCGTGACGACGGCGAAGCCGTATGGCTCGACGAGTACCAGGCCAAGAACGGTTACGCCGCTGCGCGCAAAGCCTTCGCCGACATGGCTCAGGACGATATCGTCCAGACCGTGAAAGACGCCGGCCTCAAGGGTCGCGGCGGTGCAGGCTTCCCCACGGGTGTCAAGTGGGGCCTGATGCCAAAGGACGAATCCATCAACATCCGCTACCTGCTGTGCAACGCGGATGAAATGGAGCCGAACACCTGGAAAGACCGCATGCTGATGGAGCAACTGCCCCATCTGCTGATCGAAGGCATGCTGATCAGTGCCCGCGCGCTGAAAACCTACCGCGGCTATATCTTCCTGCGTGGCGAGTACACCACTGCCGCCAAGCACCTCAACCGTGCCGTGGAAGAAGCCAAGGCAGCGGGCCTGCTGGGCAAGAACATCCTGGGCAGCGGCTTCGATTTCGAGCTGTTCGTCCACACCGGTGCCGGGCGTTACATTTGCGGTGAAGAAACCGCACTGATCAACTCCCTCGAGGGCCGCCGCGCCAATCCGCGCTCCAAACCGCCCTTCCCTGCCGCCGTTGGCGTGTGGGGCAAGCCGACTTGCGTGAACAACGTCGAAACCCTGTGCAACGTCCCGGCGATCATTGCCGACGGCGTAGACTGGTACAAATCGTTGGCCCGCGAAGGCAGCGAAGACATGGGCACCAAGCTCATGGGCTTCTCCGGCAAGGTCAAGAACCCGGGTCTGTGGGAACTGCCGTTCGGCGTCACCGGTCGCGAGCTGTTCGAAGACTACGCCGGCGGCATGCGCGACGGCTTCAAGCTCAAAGCCTGGCAGCCAGGCGGCGCCGGTACCGGTTTCCTGTTGCCGGAACACCTCGACGCACAAATGTACGCCGGCGGCATCGCCAAAGTGGGCACCCGTATGGGTACCGGCCTGGCCATGGCGGTGGACGACAGCGTCAACATGGTGTCCCTGCTGCGCAACATGGAGCAGTTCTTCGCTCGCGAATCCTGCGGCTTCTGCACCCCTTGTCGCGATGGTTTGCCATGGAGCGTCAAGCTCCTGATGGCCATCGAGAACGGTGAAGGCCAGCCAGGCGACATCGAGACCCTGCTGGGTCTGGTCGGTTTCCTTGGCCCAGGCAAGACCTTCTGTGCTCACGCACCGGGCGCCGTGGAGCCGTTGGGCAGCGCAATCAAATACTTCCGCCATGAGTTCGAAGCCGGTATCGCGCCAGTCAGCGCCGCCGTCCCGCCTCTGGCAAGGCCGATCGTAATCGGCGCGTAA
- the nuoE gene encoding NADH-quinone oxidoreductase subunit NuoE: protein MNSTLIQTDRFTLSETERSAIEHELHHYEDPRAASIEALKIVQKERGWVPDGALYAIGEILGIPASDVEGVATFYSQIFRQPVGRHIIRVCDSMVCYIGGHESVVSEIQSKLGIGLGQTTADGRFTLLPVCCLGNCDKAPALMIDDDTFGDVQPAGVAKLLEGYV, encoded by the coding sequence ATGAACAGCACGCTTATCCAGACAGACCGTTTCACCTTGAGTGAAACCGAGCGCTCGGCCATCGAGCACGAGTTGCATCACTACGAAGACCCGCGCGCGGCGTCCATCGAAGCCCTGAAGATCGTCCAGAAGGAACGTGGTTGGGTGCCGGATGGCGCTCTGTACGCCATCGGCGAGATCCTCGGCATTCCAGCGAGCGACGTTGAAGGTGTGGCAACTTTCTATAGCCAGATCTTCCGTCAGCCGGTGGGTCGTCACATCATTCGCGTCTGCGACAGCATGGTCTGCTACATCGGCGGCCATGAATCCGTGGTCAGCGAAATCCAGAGCAAACTCGGCATCGGCCTGGGTCAAACCACCGCCGACGGTCGTTTCACCCTGCTGCCGGTCTGCTGCCTCGGCAACTGCGACAAGGCGCCGGCGTTGATGATCGACGACGACACTTTCGGTGATGTGCAGCCAGCAGGCGTTGCCAAATTGCTCGAGGGCTACGTATGA
- the nuoC gene encoding NADH-quinone oxidoreductase subunit C/D produces the protein MTTGSALYIPPYKADDQDVVVELNNRFGPEAFTAQPTRTGMPVLWVARAKLVEVLTFLRNLPKPYVMLYDLHGVDERLRTKRQGLPSGADFSVFYHLMSIERNSDVMIKVALSESDLSLPTVTSIWPNANWYEREVWDMYGIDFKGHPHLTRIMMPPTWEGHPLRKDFPARATEFDPFSLTLAKQQLEEEAARFKPEDWGMKRSGPNEDYMFLNLGPNHPSAHGAFRIILQLDGEEIVDCVPDIGYHHRGAEKMAERQSWHSFIPYTDRIDYLGGVMNNLPYVLSVEKLAGIKVPEKVDVIRIMMAEFFRITSHLLFLGTYIQDVGAMTPVFFTFTDRQKAYTVIEAITGFRLHPAWYRIGGVAHDLPRGWEKLVKDFVEWMPKRLDEYQKAALDNSILRGRTIGVAAYNTKEALEWGVTGAGLRSTGCDFDLRKARPYSGYENFEFEVPLAANGDAYDRCIVRVEEMRQSIKIIEQCMRNMPEGPYKADHPLTTPPPKERTLQHIETLITHFLQVSWGPVMPANESFQMIEATKGINSYYLTSDGGTMSYRTRIRTPSFPHLQQIPSVIKGSMVADLIAYLGSIDFVMADVDR, from the coding sequence ATGACTACAGGCAGTGCTCTGTACATCCCGCCTTATAAGGCAGACGACCAGGATGTGGTCGTCGAACTGAACAATCGTTTTGGCCCGGAGGCGTTCACCGCCCAGCCTACCCGCACCGGCATGCCGGTGCTTTGGGTTGCCCGCGCCAAACTCGTCGAAGTCCTGACCTTCCTGCGCAACCTGCCCAAGCCGTATGTCATGCTCTATGACCTGCACGGCGTGGACGAGCGTCTGCGCACCAAGCGTCAAGGGCTGCCAAGCGGCGCCGACTTCTCCGTGTTCTATCACTTGATGTCGATCGAGCGTAACAGCGACGTCATGATCAAGGTCGCCCTGTCCGAAAGCGACCTCAGCCTGCCGACCGTCACCAGCATCTGGCCGAACGCCAACTGGTACGAGCGTGAAGTCTGGGACATGTACGGTATCGACTTCAAAGGCCACCCGCACCTGACGCGCATCATGATGCCGCCGACCTGGGAAGGTCACCCGCTGCGCAAGGACTTCCCGGCGCGCGCCACCGAGTTCGATCCGTTCAGCCTGACCCTGGCCAAGCAACAACTCGAGGAAGAAGCCGCGCGCTTCAAGCCTGAAGACTGGGGCATGAAGCGTTCCGGCCCGAACGAGGACTACATGTTCCTCAACCTCGGCCCGAACCACCCTTCGGCCCACGGTGCATTCCGCATCATCCTGCAGCTGGACGGCGAAGAGATCGTCGATTGCGTTCCGGACATCGGTTACCACCACCGTGGCGCCGAGAAGATGGCCGAGCGTCAGTCCTGGCACAGCTTCATCCCGTACACCGACCGTATCGATTACCTCGGCGGCGTGATGAACAACCTGCCGTACGTGCTCTCGGTCGAGAAGCTCGCTGGCATCAAGGTGCCCGAGAAGGTCGACGTCATCCGCATCATGATGGCCGAGTTCTTCCGGATCACCAGCCACCTGCTGTTCCTGGGTACCTACATCCAGGACGTCGGCGCCATGACCCCGGTGTTCTTCACCTTCACCGACCGCCAGAAGGCGTACACGGTGATCGAAGCCATTACCGGTTTCCGTCTGCACCCGGCCTGGTACCGCATCGGTGGCGTCGCCCACGACCTGCCTCGCGGCTGGGAAAAACTGGTGAAAGACTTCGTCGAGTGGATGCCAAAGCGTCTGGACGAATACCAGAAAGCCGCCCTGGACAACAGCATCCTGCGTGGCCGGACCATCGGCGTCGCCGCCTACAACACCAAGGAAGCCCTGGAATGGGGCGTCACCGGTGCCGGCCTGCGTTCGACCGGTTGCGACTTCGACCTGCGTAAAGCGCGTCCGTACTCGGGCTACGAAAACTTCGAATTCGAAGTGCCGCTGGCCGCCAATGGCGATGCCTACGACCGCTGCATCGTGCGCGTCGAAGAAATGCGCCAGAGCATCAAGATCATCGAGCAGTGCATGCGCAACATGCCGGAAGGCCCGTACAAGGCGGATCACCCGCTGACCACGCCGCCGCCGAAAGAGCGCACCCTGCAGCACATCGAAACCTTGATCACGCACTTCCTGCAAGTTTCGTGGGGCCCGGTCATGCCGGCCAACGAATCCTTCCAGATGATCGAAGCGACCAAGGGCATCAACAGTTATTACCTGACGAGCGATGGCGGCACCATGAGCTACCGCACCCGGATTCGTACCCCAAGCTTCCCGCACTTGCAGCAGATCCCTTCGGTGATCAAAGGCAGCATGGTCGCGGACTTGATTGCGTACCTGGGTAGTATCGATTTCGTTATGGCCGACGTGGACCGCTAA